One genomic segment of Thermodesulfobacterium sp. TA1 includes these proteins:
- a CDS encoding DRTGG domain-containing protein gives MKAIFLVSNRPFTGRNVLALGLALNLKEKGNKVGYMKLIGKVPIKVGDKILDEEAMFIHQVLESEDPVEWSCPFVFTYDIQYKLFEGEGVSLDQQIKEVIKKQAELKDYLFVVGGDNIFEGYSLGIDCFHLIKELDAKGVIVQLWDGETSVDDILGIRELLGASFAGAVINKVPVEEYPYVKEKVVSYLEGKGVEVLGVFKRDKLLEAVTVRTLLEVVNGGIVCCEDKLDEFVENITIGAMDPENAMRYFLRIPNKVVITGVNRTDIQILALETSTKCLLLTGGLYPSEMVVNIAKTKGVPVVVTSLDTFSSVDRIQNLVGKAILKEKGKALRAKEMVMKELSLERFLNLVRG, from the coding sequence ATGAAGGCTATATTTTTAGTGTCAAACAGACCTTTTACCGGAAGAAACGTTTTAGCTTTAGGACTGGCTTTAAACCTTAAAGAAAAAGGTAATAAGGTTGGGTACATGAAGCTAATAGGTAAAGTTCCGATAAAGGTAGGAGATAAGATCCTTGACGAAGAAGCCATGTTTATCCATCAGGTCTTAGAAAGTGAAGACCCGGTTGAGTGGTCCTGCCCGTTTGTGTTTACTTATGATATCCAGTATAAACTTTTTGAAGGAGAAGGTGTAAGTTTAGACCAACAGATAAAAGAGGTGATAAAAAAACAAGCTGAACTTAAAGATTATCTTTTTGTCGTAGGAGGAGACAACATTTTTGAAGGCTACAGCCTGGGGATAGATTGTTTTCATTTGATAAAAGAGTTAGATGCCAAGGGAGTAATAGTTCAGCTTTGGGATGGGGAGACCTCGGTAGACGATATCCTTGGGATAAGGGAGCTTTTGGGTGCAAGTTTTGCGGGTGCGGTGATAAACAAGGTCCCTGTTGAGGAGTATCCTTATGTAAAGGAGAAGGTGGTGTCTTATTTAGAAGGGAAAGGGGTAGAGGTTTTAGGGGTATTTAAGCGGGATAAGTTGCTTGAGGCAGTAACGGTTAGGACGTTGCTTGAGGTGGTTAACGGAGGGATAGTGTGTTGTGAGGATAAGCTTGATGAGTTTGTAGAGAACATAACGATCGGTGCGATGGACCCTGAGAATGCGATGAGGTATTTTTTGAGGATACCTAACAAGGTGGTGATAACCGGTGTAAACAGGACAGACATTCAGATTTTAGCCTTAGAGACCTCTACTAAGTGTTTACTTTTGACAGGAGGATTATACCCAAGTGAGATGGTGGTTAACATAGCTAAGACCAAAGGGGTGCCTGTGGTGGTTACTTCTCTTGATACCTTTTCCTCGGTTGATAGGATCCAAAATTTAGTGGGCAAGGCCATTCTCAAAGAGAAAGGCAAAGCTTTAAGGGCTAAAGAGATGGTAATGAAAGAACTTAGTTTGGAAAGGTTTTTAAACTTGGTAAGAGGATAA
- a CDS encoding amidohydrolase family protein, translated as MGEKLVLAKWIVPSAYEKPIRDGGILIKDGFILDIGLGEELKVKYPNANKEVFKSGIIIPGLVNGHTHIPMSILRGIAEDLSLMTWLHQYIFPVEAKLKRDWVYWGSLLSIIEMIRSGITLFCDMYLFEEEVIKAVEEAGVKALVGEGLFDFPSPSYGPLEKGFELTESLLKNFQNHSLIKIAVCPHTLYTCSSETVKRCIKLTEKYGVKLHIHLSENQEEIKVVKERYGKTPIELLYDIGGVNENLIAVHGVKITPKEIELMAQAKASFVHCPESNLKLGSGIAPIPEVIKAGINLALGTDGPASNNDLDMFSEMRTASLIQKGVKEDPTVITAKDIFYAATEGGAKALGFSDTGKLAIGYKADLAVIDLSNHSLQPDYNPFALIVYTAKAGCVSHLMVDGRWIMKDYKILHIDEDMVIEQIDRIKTEVWEIIT; from the coding sequence ATGGGTGAAAAGTTAGTTTTAGCCAAGTGGATAGTTCCATCAGCCTACGAAAAACCTATAAGAGACGGAGGAATTTTAATAAAAGACGGATTTATTTTAGACATAGGTCTTGGAGAAGAGCTTAAGGTGAAATATCCAAATGCAAATAAAGAGGTGTTTAAAAGTGGTATAATTATCCCAGGGTTGGTAAACGGGCATACCCATATTCCGATGAGTATTTTGAGGGGGATAGCAGAAGACCTATCCCTTATGACTTGGCTACATCAGTATATCTTTCCGGTAGAAGCTAAACTAAAGAGAGATTGGGTTTATTGGGGAAGTTTACTTTCTATCATAGAGATGATAAGGTCAGGAATTACACTTTTCTGTGATATGTACCTTTTTGAAGAAGAAGTAATAAAAGCCGTTGAGGAAGCCGGGGTAAAGGCTTTGGTTGGTGAAGGACTTTTTGATTTTCCCTCTCCTAGTTATGGCCCTTTAGAAAAAGGTTTTGAACTTACAGAAAGTTTGTTAAAAAATTTTCAGAACCATTCTTTAATAAAAATAGCAGTATGTCCTCATACTTTATACACCTGTTCTTCTGAAACGGTAAAAAGGTGTATTAAACTTACAGAAAAATATGGAGTTAAACTTCACATTCATCTTTCCGAAAATCAGGAAGAAATAAAGGTAGTAAAAGAACGTTATGGTAAAACTCCGATAGAACTTCTTTATGATATAGGAGGGGTTAATGAAAACCTTATAGCGGTTCATGGAGTTAAGATAACTCCTAAGGAAATAGAGCTTATGGCTCAGGCTAAGGCCAGTTTTGTTCATTGTCCTGAAAGTAATTTAAAGTTAGGATCAGGAATCGCACCGATACCTGAAGTGATAAAAGCTGGGATAAACTTAGCCTTAGGCACCGATGGCCCTGCCAGCAATAACGACCTTGATATGTTTTCTGAGATGCGAACAGCAAGTTTAATACAGAAAGGAGTAAAGGAAGACCCAACGGTTATAACGGCTAAAGATATTTTTTACGCTGCTACAGAAGGTGGGGCTAAAGCCTTGGGTTTTTCAGATACAGGTAAACTAGCTATAGGTTATAAAGCTGACCTTGCAGTAATAGACCTTTCTAATCATTCTTTACAGCCAGACTATAATCCTTTTGCTTTGATAGTTTATACAGCCAAGGCAGGGTGTGTTTCTCATCTAATGGTTGACGGAAGATGGATCATGAAGGATTATAAAATCCTTCATATAGATGAAGACATGGTAATAGAACAGATAGATAGAATAAAAACAGAAGTTTGGGAGATTATTACCTAA
- a CDS encoding chemotaxis protein CheD, which translates to MKIKVEMGQYQILKDNPAVLTTGFLGSGLAIGVVDKTHPQGGLCCFVLPYKDLDIEVEDDLVVFSGENLLPLFLEEMEKSGINWSNVKIVVAGGSVYQNNPEFLNLADLNLKITKMMFKRYMIHEDSIIFRTGLNSALEVEVDLEEKAIKIKIDGKEEKL; encoded by the coding sequence ATGAAAATAAAAGTAGAGATGGGACAATATCAGATTTTAAAAGATAATCCTGCAGTCTTAACTACTGGTTTTTTGGGAAGTGGTTTAGCCATTGGTGTGGTTGATAAAACACACCCACAAGGCGGGTTGTGTTGCTTTGTTTTGCCTTATAAAGATTTAGACATAGAGGTAGAAGATGATTTAGTAGTGTTTTCTGGAGAAAACCTTTTACCTTTGTTTTTAGAAGAAATGGAGAAGTCTGGAATAAATTGGAGTAATGTTAAAATCGTGGTTGCTGGAGGAAGTGTTTACCAAAATAACCCTGAATTTTTGAACCTTGCAGATTTAAACCTCAAAATAACTAAAATGATGTTTAAAAGATATATGATACATGAAGATTCTATAATTTTTAGGACAGGTCTTAACAGTGCATTGGAGGTTGAAGTAGATTTAGAAGAAAAAGCCATAAAAATAAAAATAGATGGGAAAGAAGAGAAACTATGA
- the rny gene encoding ribonuclease Y, with protein MGLLLGLVLGLILGVVAVFVYFYLQRKRSLLVQKTAEEIIKEAENKAKEVLDRAETEAKLKLQQAELKVKEQLLVHKQRLEEEFNKRLQEVILKEERIAGKEEYLSKKENDLFKREEQLLKREENLEKKLRDIEELKKTLEEQKNEVERIYQQAKEELEKLAGLSEKEAKEILLKRVDEELIEEKAKLIMKIENEIKEEAKRKSQELLSYSVAKAAIPFVTEKTVSTVQLPNEEMKGRIIGREGRNIRTFETLTGVDLLIDDTPEVVVLSCVDPLRREIARLALERLIADGRIHPTRIEEVVKQVEEEMEQHLIEIGEKACFELGVYGLHLELVKMLGKLKYRTSYSQNVLQHSIETAIICGALAGELGIDVKKAKRAALLHDIGKAASYELEGPHALIGAEIARKYGEDEEIVNAIASHHEDIPISSLLGILLQIADAISGARPGARRELLEAYIKRIKELESIAYSFEGVEKAFAIQAGREIRVIVDDKKITDEQAYVLAREIAQKIEKEVTYPGIIRVTVIRETRVIEYAK; from the coding sequence ATGGGTCTTTTGTTAGGTTTAGTTTTAGGGTTGATCTTAGGTGTGGTTGCTGTTTTTGTTTATTTCTATCTTCAAAGAAAAAGAAGTCTTTTGGTTCAAAAGACCGCAGAAGAAATCATCAAAGAGGCAGAAAACAAGGCTAAAGAAGTTTTAGATAGAGCTGAAACTGAGGCCAAATTAAAGCTTCAACAGGCAGAGCTCAAAGTTAAAGAACAGCTTTTAGTTCACAAACAAAGATTAGAAGAAGAGTTTAATAAAAGGCTTCAAGAAGTGATCTTAAAAGAAGAAAGGATTGCAGGTAAAGAAGAATACCTTTCTAAAAAAGAAAATGACCTTTTTAAAAGAGAAGAACAGCTTTTAAAAAGAGAAGAAAATTTAGAAAAAAAGCTAAGAGATATTGAAGAACTCAAGAAAACATTAGAAGAACAAAAAAATGAAGTAGAAAGAATTTACCAGCAGGCAAAAGAAGAACTTGAAAAATTAGCTGGACTTTCTGAGAAAGAGGCTAAAGAGATTTTACTTAAAAGGGTTGATGAGGAGTTGATAGAGGAAAAGGCAAAATTAATTATGAAAATAGAAAATGAAATCAAGGAAGAGGCTAAAAGAAAAAGCCAAGAGCTTCTTTCCTATTCAGTGGCTAAAGCTGCTATTCCTTTTGTAACTGAAAAGACAGTTTCTACCGTCCAACTTCCTAATGAGGAAATGAAGGGTAGAATTATAGGAAGAGAAGGGAGAAACATTCGTACTTTTGAGACCTTAACAGGGGTTGATCTTTTAATAGACGATACACCTGAGGTGGTGGTGCTTTCTTGTGTAGACCCACTGAGGAGAGAAATAGCACGTTTAGCTTTAGAAAGGTTGATAGCAGACGGAAGGATCCATCCTACCAGAATAGAAGAGGTGGTTAAACAGGTAGAAGAAGAGATGGAACAACATCTTATAGAAATAGGTGAAAAAGCTTGCTTTGAGTTAGGGGTTTATGGTCTTCATCTTGAGTTGGTAAAAATGTTAGGTAAACTTAAATATAGAACAAGCTACAGCCAAAACGTACTTCAGCATTCTATAGAAACAGCCATTATTTGTGGTGCTTTAGCAGGAGAATTAGGTATAGATGTTAAAAAAGCCAAAAGGGCTGCTTTACTACATGACATCGGTAAGGCTGCTTCCTATGAGTTAGAAGGTCCTCATGCTTTAATAGGGGCTGAAATCGCAAGAAAATATGGGGAAGATGAAGAAATAGTGAATGCTATAGCCTCTCACCATGAAGATATTCCAATAAGCAGCCTTTTAGGCATCCTTTTACAGATAGCTGATGCTATTTCAGGTGCAAGACCTGGTGCTAGAAGAGAACTTTTAGAAGCTTACATAAAGAGAATAAAGGAATTAGAATCTATAGCCTACTCTTTTGAAGGGGTTGAAAAAGCCTTTGCCATACAGGCAGGTAGAGAAATAAGGGTAATCGTAGATGATAAAAAGATTACAGACGAACAGGCTTATGTATTGGCCAGAGAAATTGCTCAAAAAATCGAAAAAGAGGTGACTTATCCGGGTATCATTAGGGTTACTGTAATAAGAGAAACCAGAGTGATAGAATACGCAAAATAA
- the zapB gene encoding cell division protein ZapB, protein MDFQEIVSLEEKIDTIISLVVQLRNEKEELINKLKMKEEENARLIEEIERREEERRALKERIGSLIEKLSQI, encoded by the coding sequence ATGGATTTTCAAGAAATTGTCAGCTTAGAGGAAAAGATAGATACCATTATTTCTTTAGTAGTTCAGCTTAGAAATGAAAAAGAAGAGCTTATAAATAAATTAAAAATGAAAGAGGAGGAAAACGCAAGGCTTATAGAGGAAATAGAAAGGAGGGAGGAGGAAAGGAGAGCTTTAAAAGAAAGAATTGGCAGTTTGATAGAGAAACTCTCCCAAATATAG
- a CDS encoding cell division protein ZapA yields the protein MLNSKEVSFNFLGQSFTFRAYISEEEITEVMAYLEEKKKEVENIKKVSTFKLAVWLLLQVAHDYVKLKKEKEQLEEYLKIQVLKLGEFLEKEKPYLGCSWKE from the coding sequence ATGTTAAACTCAAAAGAAGTTAGTTTTAATTTTTTAGGTCAAAGTTTTACCTTTCGAGCTTACATCTCGGAAGAAGAAATAACAGAGGTTATGGCTTATTTAGAGGAAAAAAAGAAAGAAGTAGAAAATATTAAGAAGGTGTCTACTTTTAAGCTGGCTGTTTGGCTACTTTTGCAGGTAGCCCATGATTACGTTAAGCTTAAAAAAGAAAAAGAACAGTTAGAAGAGTATCTTAAGATACAAGTTTTAAAACTGGGAGAGTTTTTAGAAAAGGAAAAGCCATACCTGGGGTGCTCGTGGAAAGAGTAA
- a CDS encoding endonuclease Q family protein encodes MQNKNQTLPSKELLENSFLADLHIHSKYSRACSRSMEIPQIARIGKKKGLSLIGTGDFTHPAWFKELKTQLEFDPVSDLLIFKDLPEGPKFILTSEVSLIFSQGNKTNRRVHLVIIAPNFEVAEEINLYLSKLGSLTADGRPTFGISCKKLVLDLMKISEKILVIPAHAWTPWYSIFGAFSGFDSLEEAFEEATPYIYAIETGLSSDPEMNWRISKLDHIALISCSDAHSPAKLGREATAFFYPLTYENIYSSIKTGNLAFTVEFYPEEGKYHYDGHRSCKVCLSPKEAKALGFKCPKCGGKLTIGVLHRIEDLADRDETYRPSNKPLSIHLVPLIEILSEVFNLSPTSKTLTKLYEQYTSMADTEINLLLKLPEEDLFNLFPEKLTEAILRVRKGEVFVKPGYDGEYGVVKVFAAFEPEEPYLKQQTLFSF; translated from the coding sequence ATGCAAAATAAAAATCAAACTTTACCTTCAAAAGAACTTTTAGAAAATTCTTTTTTGGCTGACCTTCATATTCACTCAAAATATAGTAGAGCTTGTAGCCGGTCTATGGAAATTCCCCAAATTGCAAGGATTGGAAAGAAAAAAGGGCTCTCATTGATAGGTACCGGAGATTTTACCCATCCTGCTTGGTTTAAAGAACTAAAAACTCAGCTTGAATTTGACCCTGTTTCAGACCTTTTAATCTTTAAAGACCTACCTGAAGGTCCTAAATTTATTCTTACTTCTGAGGTCTCTCTTATTTTTTCTCAGGGAAATAAAACCAACCGAAGGGTCCATCTTGTAATTATAGCTCCTAACTTTGAAGTAGCGGAAGAGATAAACCTTTATCTTTCTAAACTCGGTTCTCTTACTGCAGACGGAAGGCCTACTTTTGGGATTTCTTGTAAAAAACTGGTATTAGATTTGATGAAAATTTCAGAAAAAATTTTAGTTATTCCTGCCCATGCCTGGACACCTTGGTATTCTATTTTTGGAGCTTTTTCTGGTTTTGATAGCCTTGAAGAAGCTTTTGAAGAAGCTACTCCTTATATCTACGCTATAGAAACCGGGCTTTCTTCAGACCCGGAAATGAACTGGAGGATCTCAAAATTAGACCATATTGCCCTTATTTCTTGTTCTGATGCCCACTCCCCTGCCAAATTAGGACGAGAGGCTACCGCCTTTTTTTATCCTCTTACCTATGAAAACATTTATTCTTCAATAAAAACAGGAAACCTTGCTTTTACTGTAGAATTTTATCCTGAAGAAGGCAAATATCATTATGACGGACACAGAAGCTGTAAAGTGTGTCTTTCTCCTAAGGAGGCTAAAGCTTTAGGCTTTAAATGTCCTAAATGTGGCGGAAAATTAACCATAGGAGTACTTCACAGGATAGAAGACTTGGCTGATAGAGACGAAACCTATAGGCCTTCTAATAAACCTCTTTCAATACATTTAGTACCCTTGATAGAAATCCTAAGCGAGGTCTTCAACCTTTCTCCGACCTCTAAAACCTTAACCAAGCTTTACGAACAATACACCTCTATGGCTGATACAGAGATTAACTTACTTCTCAAACTACCCGAAGAAGATTTGTTTAACCTTTTCCCTGAAAAACTGACAGAAGCCATACTTAGAGTCAGAAAAGGTGAAGTCTTTGTTAAGCCTGGCTACGATGGAGAGTATGGAGTAGTTAAAGTGTTTGCAGCCTTTGAACCAGAAGAACCCTATCTTAAACAACAAACTCTTTTTTCTTTTTAA
- a CDS encoding HDOD domain-containing protein, whose amino-acid sequence MIEQVLEKIFDKVDKIPTFPKVAMQALELLRKEEVDLKEVERVIKSDPGIVANFLKIVNSPAFGLPQKVDSLFKALMLLGVNQIKFIIVASVAKNYFEKDLIGYGISSEDIWLHSLACGFIAEEIALDVGFSINKIEAVYVASVLHDIGKIVLDIYTKLELNKFIKTYEENIKQDFLQVEWLVLGVDHGLVGATLLQRWGFPENIYFAIRAHHDPDLMLQSDVAAIVALSNMLTNMLGIGGGVDVFKYKVPSQLLSFLGLKQERLLKYMKIGLYKSLVFKKEF is encoded by the coding sequence ATGATAGAACAAGTATTAGAAAAAATTTTTGATAAGGTTGACAAGATTCCTACCTTTCCTAAGGTAGCCATGCAGGCTTTGGAGCTTTTGAGAAAAGAAGAGGTAGATTTAAAGGAGGTAGAAAGGGTTATTAAAAGCGACCCTGGAATTGTAGCCAACTTTTTGAAGATTGTTAACTCACCTGCTTTTGGTTTACCTCAAAAAGTAGATTCTTTATTTAAAGCTTTGATGCTTCTTGGGGTTAACCAAATTAAATTTATCATCGTTGCCTCTGTAGCTAAAAATTATTTTGAAAAGGATTTGATAGGTTATGGAATAAGCTCCGAAGATATTTGGTTGCATTCTTTAGCTTGTGGTTTTATAGCAGAAGAAATAGCTTTAGATGTTGGGTTTTCGATAAACAAGATAGAGGCAGTTTATGTAGCTTCAGTTTTGCATGACATAGGAAAAATCGTTTTAGACATCTATACCAAGCTTGAACTAAACAAGTTTATAAAGACCTATGAAGAAAACATAAAACAAGATTTTCTACAAGTAGAGTGGTTGGTTCTTGGTGTAGACCATGGTTTAGTGGGAGCAACCCTTTTACAGAGATGGGGTTTTCCTGAAAACATTTATTTTGCGATAAGAGCTCATCATGACCCTGACCTTATGTTGCAAAGCGATGTGGCAGCTATAGTTGCACTTTCTAATATGTTAACCAATATGTTGGGAATAGGTGGAGGAGTAGACGTTTTTAAGTATAAAGTTCCTTCCCAGCTTTTAAGTTTTTTAGGCTTAAAACAAGAGAGACTATTAAAGTATATGAAAATAGGTCTTTATAAATCATTAGTTTTTAAAAAGGAATTTTAG
- a CDS encoding IS110 family transposase yields the protein MTHYIGVDISKDNFHFCILNHEAKTLSSGKLSMSLQGFSDFFNLLKTLSDPIVVMESSGRFHIPLYCFLVEKDIQTFILNPKIVHRFFEFISANNPSKYDTKDAKILALFALNNPEFLKSYPENSELRSASRLIQKLKHELAEAKTQIKYALTVLFPEAEKHFNIYSHSFLNILLKFPSAKTLKKAKPNEISEIIKSSVPKGKTPSFSPDEVINLAKNSIGVDNPYLSQTLIIYIEKLFFLEPRIKKLEEMLVEKMDEDQQEQIKLISSIKGISSKLASLFLAEIRDVKRFSNAKKLIKFAGTDPVTKQSGKYKAKMSISKQGSSFLRNVLFQMAVGVVKWNFYFRSYFIRKKKNFGSYKKAMIAVVNKLIRVIYAICRKKTFFNPAFSKFPVLEVSHV from the coding sequence ATGACCCATTACATCGGTGTTGACATTTCTAAAGATAACTTCCACTTCTGCATCCTTAACCATGAAGCTAAAACCCTCTCCTCCGGCAAACTCTCTATGTCTCTTCAAGGCTTCTCTGATTTCTTTAACCTTCTCAAAACCCTCTCTGACCCTATCGTTGTTATGGAATCCTCTGGTAGGTTCCACATCCCCCTTTACTGCTTCCTCGTTGAAAAAGATATCCAAACCTTCATCCTTAACCCTAAAATCGTCCACAGATTCTTTGAATTTATCTCCGCTAACAACCCCTCTAAATACGACACAAAAGATGCCAAAATCCTTGCACTCTTCGCTCTTAATAACCCTGAATTCCTTAAATCCTATCCTGAAAACTCTGAACTCCGTAGTGCTTCTCGTCTTATCCAAAAACTTAAACATGAACTTGCTGAAGCTAAAACTCAAATCAAATACGCCCTCACTGTTCTTTTCCCAGAAGCTGAAAAGCACTTTAATATTTACTCCCACTCCTTCCTTAACATACTCCTTAAATTCCCCTCTGCTAAAACCCTTAAAAAAGCTAAACCAAATGAAATTTCCGAAATTATTAAATCCTCTGTTCCTAAAGGTAAAACCCCTTCCTTTTCTCCCGATGAAGTCATAAACCTTGCTAAAAACTCTATCGGGGTTGACAATCCTTATCTCTCTCAAACTCTTATCATCTACATCGAAAAACTCTTTTTCCTTGAGCCAAGAATAAAAAAGCTTGAAGAGATGCTTGTAGAGAAAATGGATGAAGACCAGCAAGAACAAATTAAGCTCATTTCCTCTATAAAAGGTATTTCCTCTAAACTTGCAAGTCTCTTTTTGGCTGAAATCAGAGACGTAAAAAGATTTTCTAATGCCAAAAAGCTCATAAAGTTTGCGGGCACAGACCCAGTAACAAAACAATCTGGTAAGTATAAAGCTAAGATGAGCATATCTAAGCAAGGGTCGAGCTTTCTCAGAAATGTTCTTTTCCAGATGGCGGTAGGTGTAGTAAAATGGAATTTTTACTTCAGATCCTATTTTATACGTAAGAAGAAAAACTTTGGCAGTTATAAGAAAGCTATGATAGCAGTTGTAAACAAACTTATAAGAGTTATCTATGCAATTTGTAGAAAAAAAACTTTCTTTAATCCTGCTTTTTCTAAGTTCCCTGTTCTGGAGGTCTCTCATGTTTAA
- the def gene encoding peptide deformylase, whose amino-acid sequence MEILTLGHPTLREKALPVENIDGEIKKLVEEMAQTMYKAKGLGLAANQVGVLKRIFLLDILQKEGTPKLEVYINPEILQAEGYTTYEEGCLSIPGYYAKVERYSKLYIRALDLQGNLVEKELDGLHAIAFQHEYDHLEGILFVDRLSPLKRTLFQKWWKKNQPKK is encoded by the coding sequence ATGGAAATATTAACCTTAGGTCATCCTACTTTAAGAGAAAAGGCTTTGCCTGTAGAGAACATAGATGGGGAGATTAAAAAGTTGGTTGAGGAAATGGCTCAAACCATGTATAAGGCTAAAGGACTTGGGTTAGCAGCCAACCAAGTAGGGGTTTTAAAGAGGATTTTTTTGTTAGACATCTTGCAGAAGGAGGGAACCCCTAAGTTAGAGGTCTATATAAACCCAGAAATTTTACAGGCTGAAGGATATACCACTTACGAAGAAGGATGCCTTAGTATTCCAGGGTATTATGCCAAGGTAGAAAGATACTCTAAGCTTTATATAAGAGCTTTAGATTTACAAGGAAATCTTGTTGAAAAAGAGCTTGATGGGTTACATGCCATAGCGTTTCAACATGAGTACGACCATTTAGAAGGGATACTCTTTGTAGACCGACTTTCTCCCTTAAAACGTACCCTTTTTCAAAAATGGTGGAAAAAAAATCAACCTAAAAAATAA
- a CDS encoding TIGR00282 family metallophosphoesterase — protein MEKKIKVLFLGDIVGSAGRKAVKELLPELLKKYKPDFVAANGENAAGGYGLTEKVVEELFSYGIDVLTSGNHIWKKEFYPYLNKSERVIRPANYGEGAPGKGWTIYTKKNLKLGIINLEGRVFMRPLINPFLVGKKLALEIKKETPFILVDFHAEATSEKIALGYFLDGLVSAVIGTHTHVQTSDARILPQNTGYITDVGMCGAVESIIGMKIDQAIEMYLNMVPRKLEVEKTGKLKLEGVFLELNETGKASFIENFRFIF, from the coding sequence ATGGAAAAAAAAATAAAGGTTTTGTTTTTAGGAGATATCGTAGGTAGTGCGGGTAGAAAAGCGGTTAAAGAGCTACTCCCTGAACTTTTAAAAAAATATAAACCCGATTTTGTAGCAGCTAACGGAGAAAACGCCGCAGGTGGTTATGGTCTCACAGAAAAAGTCGTAGAAGAACTCTTTTCATATGGTATAGATGTATTAACTTCAGGTAATCATATTTGGAAAAAGGAATTTTATCCCTACCTTAATAAGTCTGAAAGGGTTATAAGGCCTGCTAACTATGGGGAAGGGGCACCAGGAAAGGGATGGACTATTTATACTAAAAAAAATTTAAAATTAGGTATAATTAACTTAGAAGGGCGTGTTTTTATGCGCCCTTTAATTAACCCTTTTTTAGTAGGTAAAAAATTAGCCTTAGAAATAAAAAAAGAAACACCGTTTATTTTGGTGGATTTTCATGCAGAGGCTACCTCAGAAAAAATAGCTTTAGGTTATTTTTTGGACGGCTTAGTTTCTGCAGTGATAGGCACTCATACCCATGTCCAAACTTCAGACGCCAGAATTTTACCTCAAAATACTGGTTATATAACAGATGTAGGGATGTGTGGAGCGGTAGAAAGTATTATCGGAATGAAGATAGATCAAGCTATAGAAATGTATCTTAATATGGTCCCAAGAAAATTAGAGGTAGAAAAGACGGGAAAACTTAAGCTTGAAGGAGTTTTTTTGGAATTAAACGAAACAGGAAAAGCTTCTTTTATCGAAAATTTTAGGTTTATTTTTTAG